One genomic segment of Centropristis striata isolate RG_2023a ecotype Rhode Island chromosome 13, C.striata_1.0, whole genome shotgun sequence includes these proteins:
- the tefb gene encoding TEF transcription factor, PAR bZIP family member b isoform X2, whose protein sequence is MSTVNQVVFGDLNDVPDLLKSLADYPFSFPAFDDNDIEKEKLCSSEDVEGGGAGAASVGGGSRGGGGSGGVSASLTPAIWEKTIPYDGETFHLEYMDLDEFLLENGIPVSLEEEELQKTLASVGVKGKAISKVILAASTTTTTPGAAAAAPVPARASSPFTSATSMVTSDPEEAVTVTTLQPAKLEEEEEEEEEEEEEEEEEEEEESLSEEATAEVKEKEKKIDRNPAERNTPSPIDPEAIEVDINFQPDPTDLVLSSVPGGELFNPRKHKFSDEELKPQPMIKKAKKVFVPDEQKDDKYWSRRKKNNVAAKRSRDARRLKENQITVRASFLERENAALRQQVAEMRKDCGRCKNILARYEAKYGPL, encoded by the exons ATGTCAACAGTTAACCAAGTCGTCTTTGGAGACTTAAACGATGTTCCTGATCTCCTCAAGTCCTTGGCTGACTATCCCTTCTCCTTCCCTGCCTTTGATGACAATG ATATAGAGAAAGAGAAGCTGTGCTCGTCTGAGGATGTGGAGGGAGGCGGGGCTGGAGCAGCCAGTGTTGGTGGAGGTTCCAGAGGAGGAGGCGGCAGTGGAGGGGTATCAGCCTCTTTGACCCCAGCCATTTGGGAGAAGACCATTCCTTATGATGGGGAGACCTTCCACTTGGAGTACATGGACCTGGATGAGTTCCTCCTGGAGAACGGGATCCCGGTgagcctggaggaggaggagctgcagaagaCTCTGGCGTCAGTGGGAGTCAAAGGCAAAGCCATCTCCAAGGTTATTCTTGCAGCttctactactaccactactccTGGTGCTGCCGCTGCAGCCCCTGTCCCCGCCAGAGCATCATCCCCCTTCACCTCCGCCACCTCTATGGTCACCTCCGATCCAGAGGAAGCAGTGACAGTAACTACGTTACAACCAGCTAAactagaagaggaagaggaggaggaggaagaagaagaagaggaggaggaggaggaagaagaagaggaatctTTATCTGAGGAGGCAACAGCagaagtgaaagagaaagagaagaaaatag ATCGTAACCCTGCAGAACGTAACACGCCCTCCCCCATTGACCCAGAAGCCATCGAGGTGGACATTAATTTCCAGCCGGATCCCACAGACCTGGTCCTGTCCAGTGTGCCGGGGGGAGAGCTGTTCAACCCACGCAAACACAAATTCTCTGATGAGGAGCTGAAACCGCAGCCTATGATTAAGAAGGCCAAGAAAGTGTTTGTTCCTGATGAACAGAAG GATGACAAATACTGGTCcaggaggaagaagaacaaCGTGGCAGCAAAGCGTTCCCGTGACGCTCGGCGGCTGAAGGAGAACCAGATCACGGTGCGCGCCTCCTTCCTTGAGCGGGAAAATGCAGCGCTGCGTCAGCAAGTGGCCGAGATGCGGAAGGACTGCGGCCGCTGCAAGAACATCCTGGCCCGGTACGAAGCGAAATACGGCCCGCTGTAA
- the tefb gene encoding TEF transcription factor, PAR bZIP family member b isoform X1, whose product MSSKAAVTVAVKASGNVVTASPQKSFPFVLKKIMDIPPPNILEEGDDDIEKEKLCSSEDVEGGGAGAASVGGGSRGGGGSGGVSASLTPAIWEKTIPYDGETFHLEYMDLDEFLLENGIPVSLEEEELQKTLASVGVKGKAISKVILAASTTTTTPGAAAAAPVPARASSPFTSATSMVTSDPEEAVTVTTLQPAKLEEEEEEEEEEEEEEEEEEEEESLSEEATAEVKEKEKKIDRNPAERNTPSPIDPEAIEVDINFQPDPTDLVLSSVPGGELFNPRKHKFSDEELKPQPMIKKAKKVFVPDEQKDDKYWSRRKKNNVAAKRSRDARRLKENQITVRASFLERENAALRQQVAEMRKDCGRCKNILARYEAKYGPL is encoded by the exons ATGTCGAGCAAAGCCGCCGTGACAGTTGCAGTGAAAGCCAGCGGTAATGTTGTTACAGCGAGCCCGCAGAAGTCCTTTCCTTTTGTTTTAAAGAAGATTATGGACATCCCCCCTCCTAACATCCTGGAGGAAGGCGACGACG ATATAGAGAAAGAGAAGCTGTGCTCGTCTGAGGATGTGGAGGGAGGCGGGGCTGGAGCAGCCAGTGTTGGTGGAGGTTCCAGAGGAGGAGGCGGCAGTGGAGGGGTATCAGCCTCTTTGACCCCAGCCATTTGGGAGAAGACCATTCCTTATGATGGGGAGACCTTCCACTTGGAGTACATGGACCTGGATGAGTTCCTCCTGGAGAACGGGATCCCGGTgagcctggaggaggaggagctgcagaagaCTCTGGCGTCAGTGGGAGTCAAAGGCAAAGCCATCTCCAAGGTTATTCTTGCAGCttctactactaccactactccTGGTGCTGCCGCTGCAGCCCCTGTCCCCGCCAGAGCATCATCCCCCTTCACCTCCGCCACCTCTATGGTCACCTCCGATCCAGAGGAAGCAGTGACAGTAACTACGTTACAACCAGCTAAactagaagaggaagaggaggaggaggaagaagaagaagaggaggaggaggaggaagaagaagaggaatctTTATCTGAGGAGGCAACAGCagaagtgaaagagaaagagaagaaaatag ATCGTAACCCTGCAGAACGTAACACGCCCTCCCCCATTGACCCAGAAGCCATCGAGGTGGACATTAATTTCCAGCCGGATCCCACAGACCTGGTCCTGTCCAGTGTGCCGGGGGGAGAGCTGTTCAACCCACGCAAACACAAATTCTCTGATGAGGAGCTGAAACCGCAGCCTATGATTAAGAAGGCCAAGAAAGTGTTTGTTCCTGATGAACAGAAG GATGACAAATACTGGTCcaggaggaagaagaacaaCGTGGCAGCAAAGCGTTCCCGTGACGCTCGGCGGCTGAAGGAGAACCAGATCACGGTGCGCGCCTCCTTCCTTGAGCGGGAAAATGCAGCGCTGCGTCAGCAAGTGGCCGAGATGCGGAAGGACTGCGGCCGCTGCAAGAACATCCTGGCCCGGTACGAAGCGAAATACGGCCCGCTGTAA